The DNA region TCCGCCATTTTTACTCCGGTTACCACGACTCTTTTCTCCTCTCTACCTCTTTTTAGTTGCATATCTTTATGTTTATCCTTCCGATCCCGCACTTTTCATTTCTTACTATCTCTCCACCGTGTTCGCTATCTTCCTTTTTTTTGCCTCGCAAAGTTTCTTGAGTTGTGCTCCCCGCGTCAGATATTGCTGCGTGCACACTTCGCCCGTTTTCCACCTTTTTATACTACTATCTTCATATATTCCTTCTTCCCTTACTACGTTCTCCCCGCTGAAACTTTCGTATTATACGCCTTATTTCTTCATCTTTATTCTTCCTCGTTCCAATGCTTCTTTCATTTGTGATCTTAAGCTGCTCCCATTCTCCTTTTGTGTCCCCATCCTCTCGGACATTCTACGCCTTATGCTGTCTTTGAACCTTTCTATATTGTCTGCACCCGAGCATATTATTTCCTTTCTACCTCCCGCCAACCTGCCGCTGCAATCACTTCCGATGTACAGGGTGAAATTGAAGCAGCTATGTttatctgaaaaaaatgtaactcGGTTTCTCGCGGAAGAAACGTTggcaaaattgattttcttcatCTGATCGAAATTCGGAGCAGTGCGCTTATCACTGGGCTGCAAagctatatgcaaaataaaacgtttAACCATCAATTACGAGACTCTGGAGTTAAGGAATGTATATAatcgttcatttattattttaatattaaccctcACGCGGTCCTTTGGCCATTTCAGaccaattaaaattttttataattgattTGATTAATAAATGTttcgtaaaaattgtttttttaaaggtCTTCGTGGTCAGAAATGACAATTGAACAtaattcaaattataattatctGATCGTAGTTTACTTAAGAATGGAAAGGAGTTTAATaaacgaaatttattttgtaaattttgtaaAGGCAATTAGTTTCTACATATCTAACGTTTAGAACTTGTTAAACACATCTACATCTGATTCGTCCTTTTAAACTCGATAGACAAATCATCGATAGACCATATGTCTgattgtgtatgtatgtatgtatcatAATATGTATATCGATTTCATCCTCCAAATGGTTGGTGATCCGATTCCGTTCTGTTGTCTACACAGCACTTCTGTATCTTCTCCAAGGCTGCTGTATTGATCAGGACATAGTCAATCACAGTTGCTCTTTTTCTTCCTTCAAAGTATACTGCCCTTCGTCTCCGGTTAACACTTCAACAGTCGCATATTTCGCTCAAGGACTCTCGTCTTACCGATGGTTTCTCTTGCATGAGTTCTACCTGCTACTTAAACTGTATCAAATAATTACGATCCTCTTCTTCACAATATGCTTTTTGTTCATCTATGATACTtcacaatttcttaaattcgtatcctcattttttaaattctttcccctattttttctcttttaattcatatctacatttttttaaatcatatgtaaatttttttaattcatgtacatatttttttatttcatatctaCATTTTTTAGATTCATTCTGCATTTCTTTAATGCATATCTacaaaaattcatatttttattttctagatTCATATCTTCATTGTTTAAATtcatgttttaatttttttagttGATATCTGcatttttctaattcatatctGTGCAACTTTATATTCTCATTTTCCAGATTCATATCTTCGTTTCCTAAAttaatgttttaattttttttaattcgtgTTTTTTAATGGTGTCCAGCAATTTCCAGTAAAGTTCCTGGGATGCAGTGGAATGATACAAAAAGAGGACATAACTGTGTATCACGGAGCTTCTTTTTATGGGAATGGTATATTGCAAGCTCTCGAGGGATTTTTAATGTTGTCTTGCCTTGTATTTAATTTCTACAGTTCCCCAATGTTTCTTttagtaaaattatattttacatttcatcAAATATTCTCAAAGTGTAATTAATTGTCTGAACATTTTAGGAATATTCTGTACAAAGTATTGCAATAGATGTTTCCGATTCTGCCACCGTAGTATTGATGTTCGtgcaattaataaaaatacataATTGCAACGAATGATACAAAGTCTATTGAAACACGAATTCGAGACATTGATGAAACGTTACTATTCTGTATTCAATATGCTGTATTGATGGAATTAACGTTCCTTGTGTTATGAATGGAAAAGTAATTATTTAAAGTGCTTTGTTCCACTGAATATGTTTCCATCTAGACGAATTAatcatattaattttaattggatCATAATATATCGTGCAGTGACACAGAAACAACAGTCTTGTTATCATTTGTATTGTTATTGAATATCATTGTGGATGCCTGTTGGTAATTTAGGTGGACTAGAAGAAGTTTTATAATTCTGCATTCGTTAAGCACTGCTTGTAAAACCGTGTTTCCCAACGTTTGCTATAAAACGATAACTATGTCATCCATGATGACATTCATTAGTGATATAATTCTAGTGCTGACTATATTCAAATTGACAGCATTTAAATCTGTCGATGAATTCGAGACCATGAAGTCGAATGAGACACTCACGACCTTCTGCTCTATTTTCAGTCTAAAACATGCTCGAATTGACTCATGATTTCGTAATTTTAATTCGTTTGAATATTTCCAGCGAAGCGTGTAACGTCATTAAACACGCTCTTCGTTTATAGCATTAAAACGTACGGCCATGGGAACGGTTTCTAGAGAAACACTGCGTAATATGTGATCTATATTTTCACTTTCAACGTTCCGACACGAACGACGTCTATTCGTTAGGGTTTAACAAAAACCGACTTTTTAAAAAACCGATTTTCGAATTTTAACTTTTCCATAAAACCGGCGTAAACCGGTTTCAAATTTTTACAGATAAAAAACAAAAGATATTTACAACTTAAAGTAGaagtttaaatttttttatttataataattcaaaaAAGGAAAACATAAGGTACATGTAcgtacatatatgaaattattaaaataaataattaacaaaataatgcccttaaaaaatcacagaaattaacaaatgttttatatgtatgtaaattATTTTGCAGATATTTATTTATCCATAGCATTTTTCATCATAGATATGtcttgattttcttcttcgtcACTTTTTGTAACATCGCAGTCATCTCCTGTAGAATAATCTTTATGTCTTGATTATTATCAAGTCCGGATCATCTGTCCGGATAACTTAATAATGTCAGTTTTTGTAGCTAATGGAAGAAATTTACTAGAAGATTTCGTCCAAACGATCTGCGAGTTTTGTAAATGGAGGAGAAGTGTTACTAATCCCGTCTCTCTACATTCTTCAATTCGTGTCTTTATAGCGTGTAATAACTTGCAACTAATTTCCggcaatatttaattaatatataagtgttatacataaatttaaaacTGGTTTTTTTTTACTAAAGAACCCTACTATTCGTCATCGATTCGATCATTGTATAGAAAATAACGAAAGTTCACGAACAACAGATATCAGTGTTAATAAGAGCATACAAATGTTGAAAAGTGTTTGCTCTAGTTACGAATAactaatttcatcaattatttattatttattttattatattataaagtaaCAGTAATAGAACAGTTCTACTTCAAAGTCCATGTTCGTGACACGTTCCCTTTTGACACAAACTGTACGTAGTTCGCGACTACTCTTCGCCATCACTACGCCCAGTTAAAAAGTAATAGCTTGTTAGCGCCTAAACGCGAGTAGACCATGCTTAATGAATAAATAAGTAATCGTTTGTTACAGCGGGCACAAATCTCGTGGGGAAGTTTACGCAAAGTGTCCGGAAGATCGTTCAGGATGTGAAAGACGAAGGAACTTCAAGTAAGTTCAAACATTTCATGATCTAAGCCTGAAAATAAACTATGTTTCAcgtttaacaatattttatacgaTAAATATTGATGCtaccaaaatatatttttgctcGAACGAAATTGTTCGTACGAAATTGTTTATCTCATTAATAATAATGCTTCATAAATAAGTAGCTCTGAAAGAATTGATTTACGATTGAAGTATAAAAATACTTTCGCACAACGATATGCTTTCATTAATATTTGATACCCTAGTCGAATATTtatgattcgtttgtaattacTGTGAGCTTACAACCATTGCAATTATTGTTCATTTAGGTGGTCAAACCAAAGAAGAGGTAATCGAGACGAACAAAAGATTAAGAGTCGTCAGGATACGTCTGGAGGGTAGCTACGAAATCGTGAGACGTGCACTCGTCGATCTTATGTGCAAATACACAAACAGCAAGCAAGTTCGCAATGTGTTTCAACGCTACAACCTACTGAAAGTTATGATCAAGGTACTTAATTGCACAATTAAGACAGTATAATTGTAGTTACCTCCACCATTTTTCAGAGAATGTCTAGGTatgttatcattagactgcggatctttataggaaaacaaaaattttctatctgaattgcaacaaaccggaataTAATAGAAAGGTATttacttttttaatatgtttaatagggtgAAGACAACGCAATCTTCGAATGATTTTGCTGTTGTAGATTACACCTActgatttttgttataaatgcataaaatccgcagtctagtttatTCAGTCTTTCCCTTCATGTAGTTTCAAAGtaaggaagttcattttcatttttaaatattcttttaaagACCTGGTCTCCTTATCTCTTCTTTCCCAATAATCTTAAGCAAAAATTTTTGTTGCAAATTCATATCGGAATGGTTCATAAAATGAAAGTTGTTTGACCGTACCTCGGCGGATAATATTTCCGTGAAAtagaacaataataataattatttgaacaACAAGGTATTAAGCGATTACGCGCGAGTATAATTTTAATCTGTTCTAGTTCTGATGCAGAATATATGTTACAAATTGTACGGGAGTTCGTTTTGGtggttaaatattaaaatagtccaAAGAGGTGGACGGTCGGAAAATTATTGATCGAGGTACGCATAATTGCCTGTCATTTTTCGGAGTAGTCGCCATCGTCAACTGTATCGTATATGCGAGTTAAAACCCTATTTTGGGGTCGCCTGCGAGAAGATTAGGCCCAAGGGGTTCACGTGCCTAACGAACCCATTAATTGCTACGACGCGACGGGTCTACAGGCTTATACGTCAATCATTATCGGGGCCGGAACGCTAACGGCGCACATGCTCGCCAAAAACTATGAACCAGTATCGCAACTTCTTAATTACAAGATTAGTCTGTTCACCTTTGAAAACATTATCAATACTCTATAAAAAGTATCAGTTTTCTACACTTCCAGACAAAAGGATTGGCTCAGTGTATAATTTGTAATATATAGGGTTACCCAAAATAGACTATaggaagttttttttttaataaaaaacatactattttgaattttattggttttattatttaattatcaggTATCATCTATGACAATTATGTGTGAAAGACGATATCTGTCCAATGACCACCACGACCACGTTTACAGACATCAATTCGAAGGAATGCTCAATTCTTGAGAACgacgtggaattgatgttgatgggattttcattagaaaaggTTTTCATTAGAACGAGCTGTTTTTGGTCTGAGACTTTGGTTTATCATGAACAGATCCAGTTTCATCAAGTTTTTTTAACCAAATTTCGAATTGTTTGCTCTGATGTACGATTGTGTATGCCGAAAAAATCACGGAACACTGATTTGCAAAAGAAGTTTTAATAAGTTTAACACGCTCTTCAATCGTATACGACTCCATTTGTAAAAttgtctatcattgtaggttcgaaatacaagaaaatgacaagaaacaaacatggcgtttgacagatattctcattcaacatCCTAAAGGTACTTTTGGATAACCCATTTAACTTGTAATGCAATGTATTGGGTTGACAAgaatgtaatttcggtattttaaggtgaaatagagtccaatttttttattcgggcAATgatctttaatgaataagatattttcccttttgttcgatgatcatttgccaaaacgaataaataataaaatattttattgatgaaagttcatcgcttgaataaagaaattcggttttatatttcaccttaaaatactgaaattactttcttgccaacccgatATAATAATGTTGTAACATTGGGTTGGGAAGAAAGTTTCTTCGTATCCTCCCGATAGATGGTCTTGCCATGTCATAACTGTGTTAATGTTAATTGGATCTGGCATTGCTCGAGTGTATCTAAAAGGTGATATATCATAGAGTAATTACAAACAAGAAATTgctatatttgtttatttagtcaaaagttattacgtTTTGAAAATGAGTGAAAACAAAGAAGAAATTCgatacattttgaaattttattacacAAAAGGAAAGAATGCGACTCAAGCTGCTAAAACATTTTGTGATGTTTATGGACGTGGTAGAGTATCAGTACGTGTGGCACAAAGTTGGTTCAAGCGTTTTAAATCTCGAAATTTTGATGTCGAAGATACACTTCGTTCTGGTCGACCAGTCACTGAAAAAGTCGATGAAATCATGTAAACAGTTGAACGAGACCGGCACATTAGCAGTCTCGATATCGGTAAGGAACTAAACATCGACCTcaaaacagttctaaaccatTTAGAGAAGGCTGGATACAAAAAACAGCTCGATATTTGGGTGCCTCATGAGTTCACATTGAAAAACTTAATGAATCGACATCTTTGGCGACCCGTCAAAAATTAAGGTAGCTTGGCTGGGAAGTTTTAATGCGTCCACCGTATAGTCCTGATATTGCACCATTAGACTATCATGTGTAGTTGACTTCAAAAGAGGCCTGTGAAAATCACGTGTCGTAGTTTTTCGACCAGAAATCATAGAAGTTCTACAGTGACGGGATTATGGTTttacctcaaaaatggcaaaaaggtggtcgatcaaaacggcacatacttgatttaataaacttcatttaaaatatggaaaaagcttgattcatttctgcattaaaatacgaaaaaacttggtccccaacccaatattttaatGAATACCACACAATgaacagtaagtataaataaatttgtatatcCATAAAAGTGCAGAAGTATAGCTGAAATTCATAAAATAACATAAAATGTAATGTAGAATGCATGTTGTACACATATGTGGAaccatatttttaaatattatagaaatgaaaaaatatactaTCTTCTTGTCCAGAAGTGTGCCCTTCATACTAAATATTCATAAACTTGTGCTTTAGATACTCCAACTCCAACCAATACTCAATATTTCTCTGAAGCGATCCTTTAAGATTAACTTGTTCAACATCTTTTATCTCGGACGTCTTCTTAGCGGGAAGTTCTTTAGAAGCTTCACTTCTAAATGTTCTTTGCAAGTAAAGTTTCCGAAAGGTCCTTTTAGTTCAAGCTATACCCCGAATTCAATCCTTTCATCTTCCCCGATCTGTCCAATGGCACTTCCTCTGCTGCCATTGGGCAGATCAACCAGCCATTCCTCTTCGACACAGGAACAAGTACACCAGAAACAGCTATGCAACGTGTGCGGCACTTTTACTTTTCCAGGACGTCATCATGTTAGAGGCTCAATACTGGACACTGATCGACATACCGAAGCAGGAGAAACAGGAAACGGTGCCAGCGTTTGTCCTCCGCGCGTGCTCTATCATGGAGAAGACTCTCAAAAGCGGCGAGGGTGTGAAAACCAATGCTCGCTTGGCCGATGGCTCGGAGAACAAACAACTGGTCGAGAGACTCGAAAGTGAGCAGAAATTCTACAAATTCCTTTAACCATTCCAGTGGTCCATAAGAACGGAAACTGGAATAACTCAATGATATCTAATACACGTGTCTGAGAAGTTTCTTTAcggtttttcatttataaaactagactgcggatctttatgcaaaattaaaatttcttacttgaattgcaacaaaaacTGGAGTGaactagaaatttattttcttccctattacgtttagtaggttgagaataatatgataatacgttcgaatttttctaaatatcatatttttgctattataaattacactcactcatttttgtgataaatgcataaaatccgcagtttatttataACTGAGAAAATTCAAGTGAtcgaaaattatataaattttgatAATCAGTTCCGAATTGTTTACGaaactgaaaatattttcgaattccaTAAATATTTTCTCTGCTTTGTATTTAATCTATTAATGTTTATcaaaaatccataaaatccgcagtctcatgAAAACTATGACGGCTGAAGGACTAAATTAAGTAAATTAACAACGGGTGAGAATTAAGTAACAAATATCAGTCTTCCTGAACCGTTCGATTTTGAAGAGAGAAAATAAGTTTTGTCGACGAATGATAATTTATTAAGATAAATTCACTTCTGGCGTAAAGATTAATGTATGCGCATTTATGTGAACACGAAACAGGTATGACAACGGTGCAAATCGAGTCGGAGAACACGCAGCTGACTAACGACCTCTATAGGCTGCTAAAGAGATACACGGGCCTCAGAACTCTGATGCGAGAGCTAGAGGTACTTACGGTATTTATCCTTTCATTCGCAACAGTCCTCAAGACTCGATAAACCGATAAACAAGCTGCCGAAGGCTTCTTACGCCTAGAAGAACCTGGCGGGTCACTTCAGCATGCTTCTCACGATTTTATTGCCACACGCTTATTCAATAAGCTTGCTCTTGTTTCCGCTTTCTCCAATGTTGTGTCTGACTTTTACTACAAAAGACTACTCGATGAAATATAGAGTGACGAAACTCGTTATTACTTCTGCGATCAGAGAACTTATCGAGATGTCTTCCCACTCTATTGAGTCTACAGAGTGCCACTTGCGGTAgccagataaaaaaatgttggggacagaaagaaattcaagaaaagaaatttgttcatgaaaaataaaggttacctccaattttttaaatggcactacATACTTTTTAGTACATAATATTATTGCTTATGTCGAGACGAGTTCAACGATCTAGTATACTATGACAAGGCAGGCTCGAGTTGTTGATATTTCTCTCTTCTGAAAGATTAATATCTTGACCAATATAAACATTAAGTCTCGTAAAGGATAATTGTGTAGCCTGAAGGTAGAAGCATTTTCCCGCATTATCTTGCTGCTGGACAAAACGCAAATTGCATTATTGAATAACAATATTTGCACTTTCTCGATCGTCGCGGACCGAAGCGTtatgaataattaaattatcaacctttatatattttttatgaagTCCATGGGATACTctaatttgaatgcaaatgatGTATTATCGGATATTGTAGCTTGATTGATCAGGTTACtgcgattacatatttaattttgtCAACAGTAAAATTTTACCGAAAATCTCATTACAGAAACACGGAATTGCAAAATTAACTGTACTCTCAAGgataatatattcatatttaCAACGTTTGTTGAtgaattttttacatttactgCTGTTAGGTACAATTACGTGTAGCGCTATATTTGTACTTTCATTTCATGAAAGTacaatttgaatttcatctgtCCAATTTGAATTAGTAAACGGATTAATTTCCACAAAACGTCCAAACTGGTACTCTCGGTacaattatgtattatttttctGTTGAAATGTGCAGATGTACCCAACATGGAACACTTATTTTGTTGTGTAcaacttactaaaattattcagaaaagaaatcaatttttatgtaactccctgctcttgtaattgatgcagacaatctttatttcgcataaacatccgcagtacaATTATCACCATTATAATTGCAAGTGATTATGCATTAACGCGATTGGAGTAGACTGAAACATTTACATTCACCCAATAGATTAACTTTCATCTATTTTTGACAAGCTTTGAAAATCAAGTGTTCCATGCTAGCTGCAGTTACCCTAATCAAAACGATCCCGTTCGGGAACAGTCTAACTGTTCCAGTGGAGGATGGAACGCGAATTGAACGTCGGGTTCATTAGCATTTCCCGGTAATTAATGCACATTTATGTTTGCCCCGCAGGAGGAGTACTATAGTTCAAAAGTGTATCCAATCTTCCCACGTTACTCCATGTTAAAGGACATGATAAAGGACGTCATGCGCAACTCAGACTACATGGAGGTGTGCCACGAGGTAGACCAACCATAGCAATCGGACCCCCTCCGCCGTTCGCCACGCATGACCATATAAAATTTTGCCTCGCAAATGTGATCATTGTGTCCGTCGGTGA from Lasioglossum baleicum chromosome 11, iyLasBale1, whole genome shotgun sequence includes:
- the LOC143213558 gene encoding uncharacterized protein LOC143213558 isoform X2 — translated: MGKDDKKRITQREASRTKGEGAGTNLVGKFTQSVRKIVQDVKDEGTSSGQTKEEVIETNKRLRVVRIRLEGSYEIVRRALVDLMCKYTNSKQVRNVFQRYNLLKVMIKDVIMLEAQYWTLIDIPKQEKQETVPAFVLRACSIMEKTLKSGEGVKTNARLADGSENKQLVERLESMTTVQIESENTQLTNDLYRLLKRYTGLRTLMRELEEEYYSSKVYPIFPRYSMLKDMIKDVMRNSDYMEVCHEVDQP
- the LOC143213558 gene encoding uncharacterized protein LOC143213558 isoform X1 — protein: MGKDDKKRITQREASRTKGEGAGTNLVGKFTQSVRKIVQDVKDEGTSSGQTKEEVIETNKRLRVVRIRLEGSYEIVRRALVDLMCKYTNSKQVRNVFQRYNLLKVMIKDVIMLEAQYWTLIDIPKQEKQETVPAFVLRACSIMEKTLKSGEGVKTNARLADGSENKQLVERLESMTTVQIESENTQLTNDLYRLLKRYTGLRTLMRELEVLTEEYYSSKVYPIFPRYSMLKDMIKDVMRNSDYMEVCHEVDQP